TGTGAATAATCTATAATGTTCCTCATGATCTAGCCTCTGAATAGATCATTTGCAGCTTTGTCTTCCATTAGTTTCTCTGAATAGATCATTTGCAGCTTTGTCTTCCATTAGTTTTTTTCCAGAgacaactttattctttttttttcttctttaagatttatttatttattttgagagagaggaagaaagtacATGCACACATGCTAATGGTGGAGGGGGCAGATTCtctttcaagcagattccctacagAGTACAGAGCCTGCATGGGGTTGCATGCCATGATGCATGAAATGACTTGAGTGGAAGCTGAGAGTCAGAGgcctaaccaattgagctacccaggcgccttcCACCAActtgttctttattattattattctttaataataCAAACTTACTTAAGTCCCTGAAAATGCCCATCCTCTCATACATCTCTATGAATATCCTTTCCTCAGCTGTACCTGACCCCAGATCCAGATCTCTCTGGCAAACAACACCGCAAGCTTCTTAATCCAGCTCTCAGGGTTTGTGGCCAGGGAGTTTGCCTGATCACCCTCTGCTATTGTCCTTTCTCACGGGCTTTTTGTTGAACTTAATCCTACTGTATTATGATACCCTCTTGGTGTGCCTTGTCTCCCATTCTCTAGACTATCAACtccttgaagtctggaattatctcttattgatttgtttcctTAGCTTTTAGCCCTGTGTTAAAAAATATAGTAGACCAATAAATCGTTATTAAATTGAAACTCTGTAACTCTTTAAGTTATAAAGGAAAAACATCCTAAatcctcagggaaaagcaaattctCCTCTCCTGTGTTAGTCCTATAAATCAGTGGATTACCAGAGAAATTCTGAatcaaaaaattaagtaaaaaggaaaaaaggaactgaATCCATGGAACTGGGATGATGCTCAGAAATCTGCTTTGGCAAACACTCAGTGAATCCCATATAGGTAGTCCTCAAAATGacaagaagaattaaaatacatcTATCCAGAGTTTATAACACTCACCGAAAGAAAGATGGGAAAAATATGTCCTTAAAACTTAGGAAGTACCTGACACATTTGCTTGattaaaatgtaaacttttatatgtaagaaagacaaaccaaaacctggaaaaagtataatatttacaatagaggggcacctggatggctcagttggtcaaactTCTgacttgggttcaggtcatgatctcaaggacctgggatcagTCCCTACatcaagctccatgcccagtggggagtctgcttgtccctctctccctccccctgattgttctctctctctctcaaataaaatctttaaaatattcgTGTATTTAAGATAGCAGAgctaatttctttgttttataaataaaaattttaaaaataccaagaaaataaagaataattaagaattacatctagtggggtgcctgggtggctcagtcattaagcatctgccttcagctcaggtcatggtcccagggtcctgggattgagccccatatccggcttcCTGCttcttgggaagcctgcttctctctcccccattcaccttgcttgtgctctctctctcgctgtgtctctctcggtcaaataaataataaaatcttcaaaaaaaaaattacatgtagaAAAATAGGCAGAGTATGGAGAGAGAAcccacaaataaaaatacagattgttGGATAGACAACATAGAATAAGTTGTGAGAGAATGAGAACTGCCATCCATATTGTTGTGTATCTATATTGGTAAACTCTTCTGAAAGAAAACTTTGTGATGTCTGTCAATGCCTATCTGGTAGTCACTCACattcctgggcatttaccctGTGAATATACTCAAGAGTAGCACGTGTGTAACAGTATTCTCATCTCAGCACCGTTTCAAAAGCCACAAATGAAAAACCGTCCAGAAGTACACcgtatggtatatccatacagaaatacactattaaaaagaaaataggtctGAGTACAGCTCCCAGATACatcaaggggaaaagaaagcagtAGGCGTGGAAATGTATATAGAATGTtcacatttgtttaaattttagagGCATACATAAATTGTTGCGGAACACAATAAATTAATTCTCATCTTTGGAAATGGGATCTGTTTGTCATGAGTGTTACAATGTTCACTTATCAAATTTTATACTGTTTGAATTTGTactaaatgtaaattatttttaaaatatttaaaattagtttaatGGTATGTTGTTTGAATAGATACTTCTTAGGCTGAAAGTAGTTACCATTATCCCATACAAACATGAAGAGTTTGGTGTATCACACGTGtgtgtttctgtgaattttaatGTTGAGCTATTTGTTTTATCAGGTGATTGCCCATTGATTGTTCAGTTTGCTGCTAATGATGCAAGACTTTTATCTGATGCTGCTCGTATTGTCTGTCCTTATGCGAATGGAGTAGACATTAACTGTGGTTGCCCTCAGAGGTAAAACTTAAAGAAGttggaagaattttcaaaaaattagaaaaaaactaTGTGAACATGGTAAACTATTTCTCCAGTTttccaagaataaaaaaataaaacggaGTTAAAGCACTTGGGACCCaaataagaagcaagaaaaaaataaggaaagattaTTTAGGAACAGATATGCAAACATGTTTTCTGATTGCTAAAACAAAGCATGGATAAGTGTTTCATCTTACCTCACCGCTAGAATTTTTTTATGTGTGGATCTGCCTTGAACTTGATCCATAGGTTGTTAGGGAAGACTAGAACATTTATAGCAGTCcctaaagtgaattttttttttcctaaagtgaaTTTTTACTGCTATGTCAGACAAGAAACTGTGATTCTATGATTCAAGAAATTGCCCCTTGTTTTCTCCtaattaattttctcttcattatttttttaacagatattATTCTCTATAAGAATACCTTCTTATAATTGCCTTTTCTTTCCATACCACAGTTATTTGGTTGAGTCTAAGTAACTGGGTACTGATAGGATGCTTAGTTTGACGTTAATATCCCTACCTTCTTAACACCATGTTAGGTTATATGTCGATAATACAAAATGTGTCCAAAGAATAAAATCAGGTTTTAAGTACATCATAATCCAAACCAGATTAGACATATTTGTATACTCATTAGGAGAGTTAAGTAAGCTGTTCAGTGGTGTTGGAATGCTGTAAGCCAAAAATATCTTTCTACTATTAAGATTAATAGAACATCTAGTTATGTACAATAAACAtcaaatttggaattttaaaaatctgaagtaaTTGAAATTAATTACAAATACCTAAGTCTGTTTTGgttgaatgaattttaatttaattttctcactTGCCAATGAAAACCATTTTTCCTAAGTACTTTTTGATCTGGGAACATGTTTTCCTTATCTCCTATTGATCCACTTTAAAATGTTGGATCTGTGAATTATAAAAATCTGATTCCGTTCCAGTCACTAAGATTAAGAAATAGATGTACTtaatgatgcttttaaaattgtatctccttgtccatatatttataatttatttgttgtgTCTGCTTTATAAAGGTGGGCAATGGCAGAAGGTTATGGAGCTTGCTTAATAAACAAGCCAGAGCTTGTTCGAGATATGGTGAAACAAGTAAGAAATCAAGTGGAAAATCCCAGATTTTCAGTATCTATTAAAATAAGGTAAAGACAATATTTTAATCTACTGACAAGATAGTCTATtacttaggaaataaaaaagtgCCTTTTGTCTAAGAGTGTGGATGTATCCATCCTTAATAAATTGGTAGCTAGTGTTTGGATATGTTGAAATAAGACATTTAGTAAATTATTATGTACcataatttttattcataaaaataacagaacttcattatttttttaacagatattaaaaaatccctttattattaaaaacttcCCCTGAAAAGAAACCCTGTTTTTTTCCATGTACTGCTTAAATGATAATACTgagaggggcactgggtggctcacttttaagcatccaactcttaatctcagctcaggtcttgatctcaggagttgtgagttcaagtcttgcatcgggctccacactgagcctggagtctactttaaaaaaaaaaaaataataatgatgatgatgctgAGAAACATTCCTGGTGCCAAgagtagaaaatagaaataatgtttGCACTAAAATTCCACAATGAAAAGAGAATAAACCAGGAACAGGTTTTTGGGTGACAggctaaaaatatatttcatgataATGTATTATATTCTCCCACTCGCAGATTGGGGCATACACAAAAGATATTAGGATACTGTCTTTCCATTCCTCCATTCCATCCAAGTATTCTTGGACGACTTTTTCAGTTATCAAAACCAAAAGGGTGAAGCACTAGGTAAGGTAAAATTTGTCATCCTATTGTTCCAATAGTGAAATAGCTAAATTTGAAGTCTTAGATGGAAACTGATCTCTGAACAAAACCTTTCTGATAGTAGCATGTGGTGATAATATAGCAAAGCTAACTGAATAATGTATcagatgaaatattattttatttaacttattaattCTAGCATTAAGATTTGTATGCTGTAAGTAGACTGATGTAATTTTGAAATTGCAGGATCCATGATGACCTTACAAGAACTGTAGATCTTTGTCGAAAGGCTGAGGCAACAGGAGTTTCTTGGATTACAGTCCATGGAAGAACTGTTGAAGAAAGACATCAGCCGGTCCACTATGAggctattaaaataattaaggaaaatatGTCTATACCTGTAATTGCTAACGGAGACATCAGAAActtaaaagaagcagaaaatgtaTGGCATATTACTGGGACAGATGGTAAGAAATAAgtacttgagtttttttttacttttaattaacaacaaaaaaaaatgtgggcGTAGGAGAGTAAGGTTAATGTGATTTTTCATTATTGGTCTTCAAAGTGGAGCCACGTTGTACTGATTTAAGCtaaacaatttattaaaattatattaactcTTATACTCAGAGGCAGAAGATTATTTTAATTGGGGAAAATTAAGTTACTTTTCTGCCACCATCATATCCAATGAGTGGCCAGTTAGAAGGCTATTAGTAAAATAGGTAGccttttcataaaatagaaattagtGAACACAGAGTGGTCATAAAGCCAAAGGAACTACCTACTGCTAAACAGTTTTGTTACTCCCTTAAATTATTGGCACACCAAGGCCTGTGATAAGTGTTGCTAAATGGGAGAATGCAAATAAACTTAAGCAAACCCAATTCATGACAATCTGGATTAACCCTAAAAAAATCCTTAGAGACTAATTGTTTAAtgtaaaagtcttaaaaattttttttaaattcttataagTACATTGAAACATTGTTGGGTTTATAAACAAATCAAATTGGTTTGTAATTTAGACTAATACATGATTATTATGAAACCTtgtaataatactttatttttcagtattctcagtttgtttcattaAGTTTGACCTCATACCCATGAGTTCTTAATATGTGGACAAATGTAATATGCTTTAATTTATAGGTGTGATGGTTGCAAGAGGACTCTTAGCAAACCCGGCCATGTTTGCTGGATATGAGGAAACCCCACTGAAGTGCATCTGGGACTGGGTTGACATTGCTCTTGAACTTGGAACTCCATATATGTGTTTCCATCAACATTTAATGTACATGATGGAAAAGATAACttcaaggcaggaaaaaagagtATTTAACGCTTTGTCAAGCACATCAGCAGTCTTAGATTACCTTACAGACCATTATGGGATTTGACTGGACTTCTAAATTTCCTTAGTATTTACTTCACTTTATATCTACAGTGAAACCACCCAAGGTCACATTTTGGTTTCTACTTTAAGTCAGTGTCTCTCACACATTAGCTTAAGaacacaaccctgagaacattttaaaaagttcgtCCTAGACCCCatcctcagagattctgattcagtagatctctAGGTGGAAGcaaaatttagttttaaagaaGACCCCAggtagggggcctgggtggctcagatggtttgggcatctgccttcagctcctgtcatgattccagggtcctgggatggagtcttgtgTTGGACTCTcttctcagtagggagcctgcttctctctctgactctctttctgtctctcatgaataaataaataaagtctttaaaaaaaaagaagaagaagaagatgacgaCGATGACATCAGGTAGATCATACATCCTGGTCATCCTTCCAAACATTGACAAGTAATTGCTCTGAATCCTATtatggattgaaagaaaaaaaagaccctcatttttttttcctgaaaggaatggtgtttttaacatttttaaataaaacttattttaatgcTAAAAGTGTAAGTCCTATAGTATTTATAAGTTAACATGAAGCATGTTTGAATGAAAATAAGTGCAAAGTGACAAAATGAATGCcaattctatttaaaatgaaaaggaacaagaaaTCCTGTATAGAATTACTTTCAGGGcttagattaaaaatttaaattgggAAATCAAACTGGTACTTCCTAATTCATGAGTGAAACCtcgatgtatttattttaaatgatttttttttaaagattttatttatttatttgacagagatcacaagttgggggggggggcggggcagggagcaggctccctgctgaacagagaacctgatgtggcagtaccctgagatcatgacctgagctgaaggcagaggcttaacccactgagccacacagttgcCCCAATTTTAAATTGTACGTAACCAAGTTTAATCATGTGTGatgttttcaataattttaaaactaagatCCGTGAAACTCTTTAAATGACATTAACTTTGTTACATTTCAAGTCTTCTAGATCCTAGAAGATTGATAACTTGGTAAATACACCTGtacctaaaataaaattagttttagtCCCCCAagttttatgtataaaattttgGTAGCTAACCTAGAGATGATTATATATTTGAACTATTTCttagagaaatttaatttttaatttaaaaacctaattttcatactgtttttagtgattgatttatatttttaggcCTTCCAGCAGtggataataattttaattttttaaaataattttaatttccatggTCTGGGAGTGTTACTAAGAGAATTTTGTTAATGATGAGTGTGCTATTGCAAGAATTTAGTATCTCAGTTATGAAAAATCCATAGTTAAGATACTGGTCTATACTACCAACATGAGAACTGTATAAGGAGACAGCTATCTGTTTGGCAATATTAAATGAatccattttgaaataaacatcGTGTCGCTCTATCTTTTTAGGCACATTCTGtactttcctttttcaattaacatatttttaaagataactggATTTTTCATTTGATATAAGTAGTATATGTGCAAATAGGGAGCTATAgttaaaatttgtaattttttttttttttaagattttatttatttacctgagagaggagagagagagtgagagaggagagggtcagagggagaagcagactccctgccgagcagggagcccaatgcgggactcgatcccaggactccaggaccatgacctgagccaaaggcagccgcccaacccactgagccacccaggcgcccctaaaatttgtaatttttatgtgTGCAAATTATACTAGTGGTGTGTGCACGGCAGCATAGAAGACGATGCCCAGCCTTTCAAAGGAACCGGTGTAGAAGAGCATGGAGTCCTAAATGCGTTTgacttaaaagcaaaaaacaaaaacaaaacccaccttcCTTATAGTTAATTTCGATTTAGtcgtttttctcttttctgtgtgaTCAAGTATATTTGTGATAAGAAAAAGCACTCACTTAAATGGATTTTTATCTTCTATAATTATCTATTTACTTCATTTAATATTCCCACATTGTCCAGGAGGGTCATACTGTCATTTGCATTTCTGGTATCTtggcaatatttaaaaagtgtactCACGCGACTCGAAAACCTGGAAAATAGTAACTGAGGGAATGCACCCACACACCTGGTTTTCCCTCTCAGTCCCCAAACA
Above is a genomic segment from Mustela nigripes isolate SB6536 chromosome 4, MUSNIG.SB6536, whole genome shotgun sequence containing:
- the DUS4L gene encoding LOW QUALITY PROTEIN: tRNA-dihydrouridine(20a/20b) synthase [NAD(P)+]-like (The sequence of the model RefSeq protein was modified relative to this genomic sequence to represent the inferred CDS: inserted 1 base in 1 codon), with translation MKSDCMQTTVCQEXKKDPIEMLHSGQLVKVCAPMVRYSKLAFRTLVRKYSCDLCYTPMIVAADFVRSIKARDSEFTTNQGDCPLIVQFAANDARLLSDAARIVCPYANGVDINCGCPQRWAMAEGYGACLINKPELVRDMVKQVRNQVENPRFSVSIKIRIHDDLTRTVDLCRKAEATGVSWITVHGRTVEERHQPVHYEAIKIIKENMSIPVIANGDIRNLKEAENVWHITGTDGVMVARGLLANPAMFAGYEETPLKCIWDWVDIALELGTPYMCFHQHLMYMMEKITSRQEKRVFNALSSTSAVLDYLTDHYGI